From Sinobacterium caligoides, the proteins below share one genomic window:
- a CDS encoding ABC transporter ATP-binding protein translates to MSVLLTVKNIQCSHQQQAVVTDFSFHIKAGEICCLLGASGCGKTTVLRAIAGFTDIDKGHIELAGIELSSADHTIPPEQRPLGMVFQDYALFPHLSVKENICFGIHKKKQKEQQAVLDELLALTHLEGFEHRYPHELSGGQQQRVALARALAPKPKLLLMDEPFSNLDAELRKKLNIEVRQILKSLNISAILVTHDQEEAFAFADHIGLINNGGISQWDTAFNLYHEPANRFVANFIGRGSFIPGQLVSPDKVTTQLGTISGNRAYKWPQDCHVEVLLRPDDIEIYDTDTGGHQATISHKVFNGSSTLYTIKLADDTTLEVLSPSHHDYSIGQRVCAKLHVDHLVAFEK, encoded by the coding sequence ATGTCCGTATTACTCACAGTCAAAAACATTCAATGTAGCCACCAACAACAAGCGGTGGTCACTGACTTCAGCTTTCACATCAAGGCCGGTGAAATTTGCTGTCTACTGGGTGCAAGTGGCTGTGGCAAGACAACCGTGCTGCGTGCCATCGCAGGCTTTACTGATATCGATAAAGGGCATATCGAGCTCGCCGGCATCGAACTATCCAGCGCCGATCACACCATTCCACCAGAACAAAGGCCACTCGGTATGGTCTTCCAGGATTACGCGCTCTTCCCTCACCTCAGCGTTAAGGAAAATATTTGCTTCGGCATCCACAAGAAAAAGCAAAAAGAACAACAGGCGGTGCTCGACGAACTACTCGCCTTGACCCACCTTGAAGGTTTTGAACACCGATACCCCCATGAGCTCTCTGGTGGCCAGCAACAGCGTGTCGCGCTTGCTCGGGCGCTAGCCCCGAAGCCTAAGCTACTATTAATGGATGAACCATTCTCTAATCTCGATGCCGAGCTACGTAAAAAACTTAATATCGAAGTCCGCCAAATCCTAAAGAGCTTAAACATCAGCGCCATTCTCGTTACTCATGACCAAGAGGAAGCCTTCGCCTTTGCCGATCATATTGGCCTCATCAATAACGGCGGAATCAGTCAATGGGATACCGCTTTTAACCTCTACCACGAGCCCGCCAACCGTTTTGTCGCCAACTTCATCGGCCGCGGTAGCTTTATCCCTGGTCAGCTCGTTTCTCCTGACAAAGTCACAACACAACTCGGCACGATCTCCGGTAATCGCGCTTACAAGTGGCCGCAAGATTGTCATGTAGAAGTGTTGTTACGCCCTGACGACATCGAAATTTACGACACCGACACAGGCGGCCATCAGGCAACAATCAGCCACAAAGTATTCAACGGCAGCAGCACGCTTTACACCATTAAGCTAGCAGACGACACCACACTAGAGGTACTCTCCCCCAGCCACCACGACTACAGCATTGGCCAGCGTGTCTGCGCCAAACTGCACGTTGACCACTTAGTTGCCTTTGAAAAATAA
- the grxD gene encoding Grx4 family monothiol glutaredoxin, whose translation MNTIDTIKEQISNNDILIYMKGSPNAPQCGFSARSVECLMKCGQRFAYVDILANPEIRAELPKYANWPTFPQLWVKGELVGGCDIITEMFESGELETLIKDAAPSAE comes from the coding sequence ATGAATACTATCGATACCATTAAAGAGCAAATCTCCAATAATGACATCCTGATCTACATGAAGGGCTCACCAAACGCCCCGCAGTGTGGCTTTTCAGCACGCTCAGTAGAGTGTTTGATGAAGTGTGGTCAACGCTTTGCCTATGTCGACATTCTCGCTAACCCAGAAATTCGTGCAGAGCTGCCTAAGTATGCTAACTGGCCAACCTTCCCACAGCTGTGGGTAAAGGGAGAGTTGGTCGGTGGTTGCGATATCATTACCGAGATGTTTGAATCGGGCGAGTTAGAGACGCTGATTAAAGACGCGGCGCCATCGGCGGAGTAG
- a CDS encoding aspartate aminotransferase family protein, producing MTNTIMNTYGRLPVQFERGEGCYLFDIDGNRYLDALSGIGTCNLGHCHPAVTEALTNQAATLVHTSNLYHVGSQSTLAEKLIAITGMDNVFFANSGAESNEAAIKIARLYGHNKGIETPKIIVMENSFHGRTLATLSATGNSKIQAGFGPLVEGFIRAPFGDIEHVRQLVNQHSDIVAILVEPIQGEGGVNVSPRNYLKNLQQLCNDSELLLMLDEIQTGNGRTGHYFAFQHEKLEPDVVTTAKGLGNGVPIGACIAGRRASGIFQPGNHGSTFGGNPLACAAANAVIDTIQENELLDNSLSMGEYIRQQLALALQDTQGVVEIRGQGLMIGIELSSDCAELMAQALEQKLLINVTAGNVIRLLPPIIIDKEMAQNMIDILVPLIQKHLNR from the coding sequence ATGACAAATACAATAATGAACACCTACGGACGCCTGCCGGTACAATTCGAGCGTGGCGAAGGCTGCTACCTCTTCGATATCGATGGCAATCGCTACCTCGATGCACTGAGCGGTATCGGCACCTGCAACCTTGGTCACTGCCATCCGGCGGTTACCGAGGCACTAACTAATCAGGCCGCCACACTGGTGCACACCTCCAACCTCTATCACGTTGGCAGCCAGTCAACGTTAGCTGAGAAACTTATCGCGATCACAGGCATGGACAATGTCTTCTTTGCCAACTCAGGCGCTGAGAGTAACGAAGCCGCTATCAAGATTGCTCGCCTCTATGGCCACAACAAGGGAATAGAGACCCCCAAAATCATCGTCATGGAAAATAGCTTCCACGGGCGAACGTTGGCAACACTCAGCGCGACAGGTAACAGTAAAATTCAAGCGGGCTTTGGCCCTCTTGTTGAGGGATTTATTCGCGCCCCCTTTGGCGACATCGAACATGTTCGCCAGCTCGTCAATCAGCATAGTGATATCGTCGCTATTTTAGTTGAACCCATCCAAGGTGAGGGCGGCGTCAATGTCTCTCCACGCAACTACCTGAAAAACTTGCAGCAACTCTGTAATGATAGCGAGCTACTATTGATGCTCGACGAGATACAGACCGGCAACGGCCGCACCGGCCATTACTTTGCCTTCCAGCATGAGAAGCTTGAGCCCGACGTAGTCACCACAGCCAAGGGGCTCGGTAACGGCGTCCCTATCGGTGCCTGCATCGCCGGGCGTCGCGCTAGCGGCATTTTTCAACCAGGTAATCATGGCTCAACCTTTGGCGGCAACCCACTTGCATGCGCAGCGGCAAACGCAGTCATAGATACCATTCAAGAGAATGAGCTACTCGATAACAGCCTGTCTATGGGGGAATATATTCGCCAACAGCTCGCCCTCGCCCTGCAGGATACCCAAGGCGTTGTTGAGATACGCGGTCAAGGCCTCATGATCGGCATTGAACTTAGCAGCGACTGTGCTGAGCTGATGGCACAGGCTCTCGAGCAAAAGCTACTTATCAACGTCACCGCCGGCAACGTGATTCGACTACTACCTCCGATCATCATTGATAAAGAAATGGCCCAGAACATGATCGATATTCTAGTGCCGCTGATTCAGAAGCATCTGAACCGCTAA